In Corylus avellana chromosome ca8, CavTom2PMs-1.0, the genomic stretch aaacCGAAACTAGTAACCGGTTACCAGTTACCCGTTTGGTAGCCGGTTATCTGGACTAGTAACCGggtctttaaaaaattagatatgTTAGGCCTATTTTGGAtatttgacatattttttgaGCTTAATTtagcccattttttaaaaaaacaattaggaCTTTTTTGACCTAATAAGCTATGCTTTGTTGTGATcgttcaaaaacaaaaaataaaaaacctaaagtAAATGACATTGtttgacattttaaaaaataatatatataattgtgtcCAAAACAGGAAAATGTTCAACCCGACCCGCTTTtgaataaaaaactaatttcacTTATTTGTTTCTCTTGAATGTAACCAAATTTTTAGTTGATTAGTCAAAAGctataaactaaaaagaaaataaacaagaaaagtagtactttttttctttctcaggGAAGGGTTTGATCAGGCTCTTGCAATCCGACTCAACCCGACCCGACTAGATAATACACCTCCAAATTATCCGAAAAGTTACAACGGTCGAGTTTCCCTCGATAAAGAGCAGAAATCAATTTGCGCGGGAGATAACAGACCCAAGGCCCCTGCTTCTCTATCCCtccactttcttcttctccttgagaagaattcttaaagacccaaaaagaaaatcGAATCAAATTGTTAAAGCAACCTAAAATGTCGAAACTTCCATCAGATCGGTACTCTCCCACTCGCCTCATCACCAACCCCACCACCCAATACGACTTTCCGGTACTCACAACCCCCcctacccatttttttttccttcattttcttcgtCATCAAGAACTTTCTTTTTTGCAATTTGGTTACTGATAGCTTTGTTCTTTTGGCATTTGGTATTTTTCAAGGGAGACCGGTTTATACCGAATAGGAGTTTGATGGATCTTGATCAAGCCCACAGCCTGTTGACAAGCCGGATCAAGAAAGCTTGCAATCCCACTAATTTTAATGTACGTTTGACCATTCttgctttttttgttcttcctttttttttttttttcttgtaaatcaTTAATGGTTTATTCGCATTACTGGATATTCAGTTTTTGATTTAGATTCATGGGTTTTTGGTTTCTGTCCAAATAGATAAAAGGGTATTACCGTTCTTGCATTTTATTTCGTTATGTATGGTGTAAAGAATATCTTGAGAGCTTCAAATGAAAtggtaatgtttttttttttttttttttgatctctTATCTTTTCTTTGCGCAGGAGGTATACCGACAGAAAGTGGAGGAGAAGCTCAGCTTGGATTCAGAAGGGAGACCATTTAGAATGTTGGTTTTTAGGGGAAGCCCGAAATCAAGTAGAAGATCGATTCGTCTTATTGATGAGATGCGACGGGAGGAGTTGGAGGCATTGGATAATAGTACAAAGCAGTGTCAACTTCGGAATTTTCCCAAGGTACTCgtattcttttcttaatttctaCTAATTCCCTCGTAGTTCTGCTTATTTAGATTTATGTTATTAGGATATACTGAGAATTGTCCTGGATCTATGAAGGAGAAGAGATAACTGTAAATAGCAGTGCTTTTGGTCATGATACTGCTTTACATTCTATTGCTTGTGTTGGAGCTTCAGACTTAATAGAGGACAGGCATTCTGCAGTGTATATCATTTTAACTTCTTTGAGATTGAAGTTGATTTTGGTACGCAGATTAATTCTTTCACTGAATGTTTGTGGGTTCAGAAATATTTCGAActgggaaaagaaaagatatgaAAACTGTATAATCTAAGGAGAAGTTTTTCCTACGTTAACAAATGAATTTGTAAAAGGGGTTGAAAATTTAGTCCATTCATTGTTTACACTGTTCATTTCTGAGATAGTTTATTTGTGTGTATGTGTAGAAAGAAGCTAGGATTCTGGATGCTCCAAACATTGTGAATGACTTCTATATGAATATCATGGATTGGGGAAGAAACAACGTTCTTGCCGTTGCTTTGGGTTCAGAATTGTACCTGTGGAAGTCAGATAACGGGAACGTACAAAGATTGTTGCAAGTTGGTGCCAATGACTACCCTTCAAGTGTTGCCTGGTCGGAGGATGCCAAAACACTGGCTGTTGGATATTTGCATTCCAACCTTCAACTCTGGGATGCCGAGACTTCTAAAATTGTCAGTGCTCTGTCTCTGTGTGTGACTCTGTTCTCTCATTTCTGATAGGAAATATGAATTTCATCattaattatgttaaatcaccacttgtttCAAAAGCTTAATCGGAtagaaattgataaatttaatcgtttaatttatattctaacatattgACAGGTTAGAAGCCTAGAAGGTCATACAGGTAGAGTAGCAGCCACTGGATGGAATGGTCAAATTCTAACATCAGGAAGCCAGGACAAATCCATAATCAACCATGATGGTAATTCAATTATTCTATTTTAAGgataataattaattgacaGAATGAGATGATTCAATTACACATGCTTTGTTTGGCAGTTCGAGCAACAAATAATATGACCTCGCGGATACAAGTACACACTGAAGAAGTGTGTAGTTTGAAATGGTCAAGCAGAGGCAATATATTGGCAACTGGTGGTAACGAAAATCTGATATACATATGGGAATCTTCCAAAATGAGCTCATTCAATTTCTTGCATCGTTTCAATGAACATTCCGCTGCAGTCAAGTCCCTTGCTTGGTGCCCATATCAGTCTGATGTACTTGCCTCTGGAGGAGGCACAAAAGATGGCTGCATTAAGATATGGAATACACAAAAAGGCACCTGCATCAGCAGCTTAGATACCAAAGCTCAGGCAGGTTCCATGGTTTCTATGctctaatttttcatttgaatttcaATATAAAAGATATCAGGACGAATAGCATAGATCATATCATTTTTAAGGTGCCAATGAAGGTGGATCTTGGTTGGAAGGGGAATAGGTTGTTAGATTTGTCGCCTTCAGTTCGATCTAAGGTCCGTTGCTTCGGCATCGGTACCGGAAACTTGTAGTCAACAAATGCTATTGATATGCCTCTGTAGTCTCTCTTTTCTCATTATGTGCGGTGCCTTTGGCTTTATGTATCCAGGTATGTGGACTGGAGTGGAACAGGCATCACAAAGAGATCATGAGTGGCCATGGCTTCAGCGCAAGTGAGAATCGGAACCTGCTATGCTTATGGAGGTACCCATCCATGACTAAAGTAGGAGAATTCAGGCGCCATGCTTCCAGAATCCTCCACCTCTCTCAGGTTTGAGTCTGCAAGATTTTACCTAGAAATTTATTCCCATAGAATTTGGATGGTTCCATTTCTGCTTTATATCACACCCAATGAACAAAATTCATCATTAAAAAACAAGGCAGTTTGAAGAATGGCAGCCATCATTACAAATAGTTTACTGACAATTCAGTTTACTGATTTACTGCAGAGCCCTGATGGTTTAACTGTGGCATCGGCTGGGGCAGATGAAACTCTTCGCTTTTGGGATGTTTTTGGACCACCGAGTACTGACAATTCAAGAATCTCAGAGCTGGAAGGCCTTTTGTCTCTTAAAACATCACCCCTAAGATGATGGGAACTGAAACAATCGGTTTTCTCAGGCTTGGTTCCTTCTTTTCTTGTTATCTATATGCTCAGTTTTTGCACAAAAGAGCACAGTGAatcattttagttccttttcaAGGTCAAGAGATATATTGCATTGGGTCTTGGAAACAAGAACATGAAAGAAACACAAAGAATTGTGATGAAGAAAAATGTTGTTATATTCTAATTATTGTGCAAAAGATTGCTGACAAACCATTTTACCTAGTGTACCTGCTCAAGCTGACCTCTATATCacatttaaatgaaaaataagagaaCCAACCAAAAGATATTTCTCAATTGACTGTCACTGCAAAACAAACTGAATTCATTCGGCCTCCGAATCATCAGTACCACTGTCCACATACATCTCAACCGCTTCTTTGTCTGCCTTTCTCTCCGCTTCatctcttttcttcctttcttcctCTTGCTCTCTTTCAGAAGCTCGAGCCTTTGCGATTTCAAGTCTAGAACTGATTGCTTCCCATGATACAAGCTTCTCCATGAAGATTGATATGTAATCAGGTCGACGGTTCTGTTAGCAGAAAAACAACACAATTGCCAGATTTTTACTTATATGAGTCTATTAGATTGAAGAAACAGATAATTTATTGTCAAAAACTGTATTTCATGTTTCATAGCTGAGCCTCACCTGAAAGTCAAGGTAGTAAGCATGCTGTTGAGACAAATCACATTTAGAAGGAAAATCAGTTCTCAGGTAATAATAGTTGTTCCCAAACAGAAGCTTACGAGTAAACACATTAAATTAGGAGCAAAGTGTAAAAATGATAAGTACCTCCCAAACATCAATGGTAAGGAGTGGCTGCAAGAAATCAACAAATATTAGCAGATGTAACAATGAAGGTGAATTAGGAAGATTATAGTCCATCAAAATACTTACAGAATAGTCCCAGACAAGTGGATTGACAGCATTGGGACTCTTCACTATCACAAGCTTTTTGTCCTCATCAGATGGACGAGGATTTACTGCATTTCCAACATCTAGTCTATTCGCTTTATCTAGAGAAATGAAAACAGCAGGATTCATTACTCCCTAACAAATTTAGCTACAGAGTACTACAGCTCAACTAAGGAAATTtggaacaaaatgaaaaaattgccAGGCTAGGAGGCAAGAAGCTACTCACAAGCAAGCCAGGCCCAACCAGAACCAAACTGTGTAGCTGCAGCTGACTTGAACGCTTGCACAAATTTTTCATAAGACCCAAAGTCCCTTTCAATCAGTTCTAGAAGATCCCCAACTGGCTTTCCTCCACCGCCTGGTTTCATGGATTCCCAAAAGAAGTCATGGTTCCAAATCTGCAGATTGGTAAAACGTACTAGTTGGGAAACTTCAGCAAAGAAAccaatgtgtgtgtgtgcgtgagagagagagagaggggtgagagagagaaaggggagTACTTAAGTAGTCTAACAATTATGCAAACTTAAAAATTATGCGTGATAGATTGATACTTTAACTAGTAACCATCTGACCTTTAGCTTAaacaattattataaaaattaatgaattaatcaatacaattatataattcaaaagtaaaaaatatctTCACATCAACCTCACAAGctttaaaactcaaaaactttttaaaataatgacaaaatCATGCTTCTGCATAAGCACAGCATACCTGAGCTGCGTTGTTGAAAGCTGGAAGAATATCACCTTTATTGTATGATATAACTATGACATCTTCCAATGACATCCCGTCTAGCTCTGTTCCTacaatttgtttgtttaagtTCTCCACATAGCCCCTGTGGTGCTTCCCCCAATGATACTCCAGGGTCTCTTTGCTCATATGTGGCTCCAAAGCATTCTGCCAAGagtgaaataattaaataattaccgTTGGCTCAAATTTGTCAAACAGTTTAGATAAGTATAGCATGAATACTTCACCAATATCTCTTACAGTTAAAGTTGCAAGAGATCATCAATATTTCTCTTTTCATGAAGTTTAATTGCTGTTGACAATGGACAAAGAAAATTGATATAAACAGTTTGTTTATCACACATTTGGCACTGGAAAGCAGTGAAATCATGAAGCAAGAGTAACCAACTGATAGGCCAGGCTTGATGACATAGAAAGATTTCTTGAACGCTAAATCTGATTCAAGATCATTTTTGAGCTGTATATATGGATACTAGAAATTGGAGCACACATAATGCatatctttccaaaaaaaagatCATGAATTTTGTTCAATGAAGTTTTATTCGTTAAGAGAAAATAGGGAGACAAGGGAGTTTGTGGCCACCATCTGAAGGTAGTCCTCGGGAGAAACAGGATAGGGGAGATTTAGGTGATTCTTCCGTTATTTATCccacttaaaattaaatttaactaatattagtaatgacatttttaattaattatctccTCAATAGCTGAATGAATAAGGTTTGTTTTAACTGTATAGATATTGGTTGAGGTTTTACTTGTCCCGCCTGCAGAAAAAACATGGTGGTTTGATGTACAAGAGCTTAGTGAGGTTAGGCTTGGCAGAAAACAAATTCTGGAAAGGAATTAAAGagtctttttataggtttaatcAAACGGTTTCCAGTCCGGTTTGCTGCAATCAGATGCCTTTTCCAAATGAAATCAAGTCTGGTTTGCTGCAGAAATCTTGTTCAAGTCTACTCAACCACCAAAACAAAGCAAGATGCAGTAGAAGTTTCAATATAAGCCATAACTCAATTAAGCCTATACAAATAGTCGAGATAAGTTTCATGCAATTATAACAACATAAGCTTTAAACAAGACCATCAAATATGACCCAGAAAAAAGATCTAATAAAGCCAGAGTGCACGGCAAAGATCTAGGTCAATTAAGCACATTCcaaagaaaaatatacaaagcCAATGTTGCATTATATTATGAAAGTGTCAAATGTTATATAGTAGGACTGTCAAGTCATGCCAAAGAAGGATCTTCTTGAGGCTCATGATCAAGCTGAAGGTGGGCTAAAGCTACACAAATCGAGACCACGTAATGCTAGTCTTGCATTAAAGTTGGAGAGAATTCAAGCTCATTGAAAGTAGAAACACGATTGAAGGTCCTCTCACTAAACTCTAGAACACAAAAGAAccccaaaattaatatatggCATGGAACATATATTCCCATATAATACATTTGGCAAGCAGGTAAGTTAGTATTAAAGTGAAAGACATCCAAGGCCAGTGCGAGCAAAATTTACACTATAACCACTAAATTGAGCAAAATTTGGTATAATTATCTCTATTAAAATTGAGAATGATGATCATGATAAATTAAGCTGAGATTGTGCCCAGCAAATTTTTTATAAGCCAAATGAAGCCTATACCCATagaaattttcataaaatgtgAATTAAGATGATAGTCATGAAAAGCCCAAAAGGCATCCAATGTCACCTGCAGGAACAGGAAAGATCTAAGCTTTTCCAAAGCccataaataatatatattacagCAGTATTTATAAAACTAGAATCATCAAATCTTACCAGTGGATATGGAGGAGGCTTGAGATCAAATTTTGCAGTAATTGCCGGCCCACTTTTCCTCTTACAACGTCGCTGTagcatacaaacatcaaaatgtttcttttaaccaagaaagcaagaaaagaaaaaaaaaatggaatctcAAATATGTAACACAATTTTTATAGATATCCCATTTTTTTGCTAACATGAAACCATACTCTTCTGACTAAAAAACATAATGCTGAAGCTGAAAGCAGACCTCTTTGTTTGTCCATCGGATGGTACGAGGTGAACCCGGAATTCCATGAAGCCCTGTAAATTAAACTTAACAAATgtaagagagacagagacaaagACACAGACAGAATGCTGTATTAGGAATGTCGACGACCTTGGCGAGGAAGAAGGGCGCACGTTGGCCAGGTAGAGGCAGAGGATGCTACTACCATTCCTTGTGttatccttttccttttctttttcttcttgttgttttcaACCGGCGCCAGAAATCTCCgagtttgaagaagaaaaagaattgagATTTGAGAGGGAAGTACAGTTGTGGTAGTAGTTGTACTTCTTGCGCCCAAGAGTGGAGGTGTAGTAGTACTTCCGTCCTTCACTTCGAAGTTGGGCTGGGCTGGGCTTCAAGATTGAGTTCAGTCGCCGACATAATCTCCAACGCTACAAGTTTGTACTCCGAGTACTGGGGCTGACGGCAGAATTGGGTCCTTTCCACGTAGCGGTCTCCATGTAACGTTattatttacccaaaaaaaaaaaaaaaaaaaaaatcttttatacCCGTTTTACGATCCCAAATTAATAACCGACACATAAgcgaaaacataaaaagtgcataaaaataagttagactaaaatacactaaattttagggtgataaaatctctaaagggttaacctttcacctctaggttttagttttgaatctaaagacgattttgaggcattagaaacgggttttgagacGGGTCACGACTGTTGGGGTTTGAGGAGTTCACCGCCGGCCAGACCTGTGGGTCCAGCGAGACCCATGGCGTGGGTCCGTGAGTCTGCCAGACTCGCNNNNNNNNNNNNNNNNNNNNNNNNNNNNNNNNNNNNNNNNNNNNNNNNNNNNNNNNNNNNNNNNNNNNNNNNNNNNNNNNNNNNNNNNNNNNNNNNNNNNTAGATGAATCTTTTCCAATTGACTCAAGAAATATATTTTAGTTTAGAGGTTTACCAATGGAAGCTGTCCAAAGTTCAGCTCTAACTTGATTGGGTTGTTCCAAGTGGATATTTGGATAATGCCCTGCAGCTTCTGCAACCTGATCATAAATCCTATTGATGAGTTCAACCCCACATTTAAAATCTCTCAGCTTCCACAAGCATTGAAGTTTAAGCCCGCCTTCTTCATCTAGTAGCCTCCAGCCAACCACCTACTGACAAAttcataaaaatcaattttttaataagaaaaagttaaagaaaaaaaaagggggttccAAAACTTTTAACATGTACAAACCACCTTTCACTTGATTATAGAACAAACCTTTGACAAAAAGTCTTTGAGGAGCCTACTATTACTCATATATGTTTgcaattcattttttatatataagtaaatcaATCTCATTAGAGAGAGCAAAGgagcacaacccaagtacaaaGCAAGTAGACAAGAGAGACCCCAATTAGGTTTGCCATTCATATAACTACCTTGACAAGCCTTTCACATTAATTAACtctgtaataaaaatgagaaacaGTCAATCTTTATCTCCTCATGCTTTTCTACACAATGCAACAACATCAACCATGACCGTATGGAGATATACTACTATTCCAAAACTG encodes the following:
- the LOC132189753 gene encoding cell division cycle 20.2, cofactor of APC complex-like; the encoded protein is MSKLPSDRYSPTRLITNPTTQYDFPGDRFIPNRSLMDLDQAHSLLTSRIKKACNPTNFNEVYRQKVEEKLSLDSEGRPFRMLVFRGSPKSSRRSIRLIDEMRREELEALDNSTKQCQLRNFPKKEARILDAPNIVNDFYMNIMDWGRNNVLAVALGSELYLWKSDNGNVQRLLQVGANDYPSSVAWSEDAKTLAVGYLHSNLQLWDAETSKIVRSLEGHTGRVAATGWNGQILTSGSQDKSIINHDVRATNNMTSRIQVHTEEVCSLKWSSRGNILATGGNENLIYIWESSKMSSFNFLHRFNEHSAAVKSLAWCPYQSDVLASGGGTKDGCIKIWNTQKGTCISSLDTKAQVCGLEWNRHHKEIMSGHGFSASENRNLLCLWRYPSMTKVGEFRRHASRILHLSQSPDGLTVASAGADETLRFWDVFGPPSTDNSRISELEGLLSLKTSPLR
- the LOC132191012 gene encoding uncharacterized protein LOC132191012, with protein sequence MVVASSASTWPTCALLPRQGLHGIPGSPRTIRWTNKERRCKRKSGPAITAKFDLKPPPYPLNALEPHMSKETLEYHWGKHHRGYVENLNKQIVGTELDGMSLEDVIVISYNKGDILPAFNNAAQIWNHDFFWESMKPGGGGKPVGDLLELIERDFGSYEKFVQAFKSAALQRKGTTEPSSMALTAPFSSPLLLPYHRHHAHLNPNPNPTLSFRGSRIRAVGNIDLLGDFGARDPFPAEVESRFGEKVLGNAGTDHKILIPNLSALSLSQQQCAPLSPFQAPMTADEAQKLLKKVVGWRLLDEEGGLKLQCLWKLRDFKCGVELINRIYDQVAEAAGHYPNIHLEQPNQVRAELWTASIAQPNFEVKDGSTTTPPLLGARSTTTTTTVLPSQISILFLLQTRRFLAPVENNKKKKKRKRITQGMVVASSASTWPTCALLPRQGLHGIPGSPRTIRWTNKERRCKRKSGPAITAKFDLKPPPYPLNALEPHMSKETLEYHWGKHHRGYVENLNKQIVGTELDGMSLEDVIVISYNKGDILPAFNNAAQIWNHDFFWESMKPGGGGKPVGDLLELIERDFGSYEKFVQAFKSAAATQFGSGWAWLAYKANRLDVGNAVNPRPSDEDKKLVIVKSPNAVNPLVWDYSPLLTIDVWEHAYYLDFQNRRPDYISIFMEKLVSWEAISSRLEIAKARASEREQEEERKKRDEAERKADKEAVEMYVDSGTDDSEAE